One Pseudanabaena sp. BC1403 genomic window carries:
- the queC gene encoding 7-cyano-7-deazaguanine synthase QueC: MTRSKALCVLSGGQDSTTCAALACKQFDEVHAITFDYGQRHVVELESAIAIAKSLNLTSHEIIQLGPILKGTSPLVSDNPLGQYDSTEELPGGVEPTFVPARNILFLTLAGNRAAVLGIKDIFIGVCEADFAGYYDCRQVFIDFMAKAIGEGIWGVPDSFIIHTPLMKLTKAESVDLAVDVLGDRFEEIFALTHTCYAGIKGGCGKCHACLIRDRGFSQAGVEDPIWKFRQPELGQEQT, translated from the coding sequence ATGACACGATCGAAAGCATTATGTGTTCTTAGCGGTGGGCAGGATTCAACAACTTGTGCTGCTCTTGCTTGTAAGCAGTTTGATGAAGTCCATGCGATTACATTTGATTATGGACAACGCCATGTAGTTGAATTGGAAAGTGCGATCGCGATCGCCAAATCTCTTAACTTGACGAGTCACGAAATCATTCAATTAGGTCCCATTTTAAAAGGGACATCTCCTCTTGTGTCAGACAATCCTTTAGGGCAATATGATTCCACTGAGGAACTGCCTGGAGGAGTTGAACCAACGTTTGTGCCAGCACGTAATATCTTGTTTCTTACCTTGGCAGGCAATCGGGCTGCTGTCCTTGGTATTAAAGATATTTTTATAGGGGTCTGTGAAGCTGACTTTGCAGGTTACTATGACTGCCGTCAAGTATTTATCGATTTTATGGCGAAAGCTATTGGAGAAGGCATATGGGGCGTTCCTGATTCCTTTATCATTCATACTCCCTTAATGAAATTAACCAAAGCCGAGAGCGTCGATCTTGCAGTTGATGTATTAGGCGATCGCTTCGAGGAAATTTTTGCACTAACTCATACTTGTTACGCTGGGATCAAGGGTGGTTGCGGTAAATGTCATGCCTGTCTGATCCGCGATCGTGGTTTTTCCCAAGCAGGAGTTGAAGATCCTATTTGGAAATTCCGCCAACCTGAACTTGGTCAAGAGCAAACATGA
- the queD gene encoding 6-carboxytetrahydropterin synthase QueD, whose product MTNEWILGKEFRFEAAHELPHHDGKCARLHGHSWRGVVYVSGTALHESGPKAGMLIDYADIKHFLKPLLDDYLDHYFLNKTTGLENPTSEEIARWIFEQLDKQGLSGLLAVRIDETCTSSCVYTLTPKSSLQFIKESHAITMG is encoded by the coding sequence ATGACGAATGAATGGATTCTCGGTAAAGAGTTTCGCTTTGAGGCTGCCCACGAACTCCCTCACCATGATGGTAAATGTGCCCGACTGCATGGACATAGCTGGCGTGGAGTAGTTTACGTTAGTGGAACTGCGTTGCATGAATCTGGACCTAAAGCTGGCATGTTGATTGACTATGCAGATATTAAGCATTTCCTGAAGCCTTTATTGGATGACTATTTAGATCATTATTTTCTTAACAAAACTACTGGTTTAGAGAACCCTACTAGTGAAGAGATTGCACGATGGATTTTTGAACAACTTGATAAACAAGGATTGTCAGGATTGCTTGCTGTCCGAATTGATGAGACTTGTACTTCAAGCTGCGTCTACACTTTAACCCCTAAATCAAGTTTGCAATTTATTAAGGAGAGCCATGCTATTACTATGGGGTGA